From one Agathobaculum sp. NTUH-O15-33 genomic stretch:
- a CDS encoding TRAP transporter small permease: protein MKKVLANFEEIIVSFFLLLMVCMISFNVVLRVATRQSIPWLEEVSYFCFAWIIFVGASAAYKRSLHGGIDLLVRLFPETARKVVSLLSTFLILLICVVMTFFSFRFAVSAGSKVTPILYISYFWVDLSAVVGFGMMCAHSLGFIKNLFLHQDYYRSKPLYSGILDYDTVMGGVAEDETLQLHVEDRAEPNGGEEKK from the coding sequence ATGAAAAAAGTATTGGCAAATTTCGAGGAGATCATTGTTTCCTTTTTCCTGCTGCTGATGGTGTGCATGATCTCCTTCAACGTTGTGCTGCGCGTGGCAACGCGGCAGTCCATCCCATGGCTGGAGGAGGTCTCGTACTTCTGCTTCGCGTGGATCATCTTCGTGGGAGCGAGCGCGGCCTACAAGCGGAGCCTGCACGGCGGCATCGACCTGCTGGTGCGTCTGTTTCCTGAAACGGCGCGCAAGGTGGTATCGCTTCTCTCTACCTTTTTAATATTGCTCATCTGTGTCGTGATGACGTTTTTCAGCTTCCGCTTTGCGGTAAGCGCGGGCAGCAAGGTGACGCCGATTCTATATATCAGTTATTTCTGGGTCGATCTGTCCGCGGTCGTTGGCTTTGGCATGATGTGCGCGCACAGCTTGGGCTTTATCAAGAACCTGTTTTTGCATCAGGATTACTACCGCTCCAAACCGCTTTACAGCGGTATTCTGGATTACGACACGGTGATGGGCGGCGTGGCGGAGGATGAGACCTTACAGCTGCATGTAGAGGACCGCGCGGAGCCGAACGGCGGGGAGGAGAAGAAATGA
- a CDS encoding C4-dicarboxylate TRAP transporter substrate-binding protein produces MRNKRWISVLLIGCLLLAAAAGCGQSSGEAGQADGDGVVTLKFANSQTPEETCSKEIEAFAERVKEKTGGKVVIEVHHNGVLGDDNDALEACARGANYLTYVDPAAMCYYVPDYAVMLGPYLFDDIAQIKKLAFSDYGDEMVEKAAEAGIRVLDHMSSYYGTRVFIGNKPVPTPDEMKGMKVRVPSVPLWIEMLTAMGANTTTISFSEVYTALSQGVADGMENPLPAIYAARFHEVCKYVSETNHIIQPNGIEMSEAVFQSLTPEQQKILEEEAIVFAETVTEKVQEEEKEVREKMTGEGVEFIACDTDAYRAATESVYQKFPEWSEGLYDRVTAIIRA; encoded by the coding sequence ATGAGAAACAAACGATGGATCAGCGTTTTGTTGATCGGCTGCCTATTGCTGGCCGCTGCCGCGGGATGCGGACAGTCAAGCGGGGAGGCGGGACAAGCGGACGGGGACGGGGTGGTGACGCTGAAATTCGCCAACAGTCAGACTCCGGAGGAGACCTGCTCGAAAGAGATCGAAGCGTTTGCCGAACGCGTCAAGGAAAAAACGGGCGGCAAGGTGGTGATCGAGGTGCACCACAACGGCGTGCTGGGGGACGACAACGACGCGCTGGAAGCCTGCGCGCGCGGCGCGAATTACTTGACCTATGTGGACCCCGCCGCCATGTGCTATTATGTGCCGGATTATGCGGTCATGCTGGGGCCCTATCTGTTCGACGATATCGCGCAGATCAAAAAACTGGCCTTTTCCGACTATGGCGATGAAATGGTAGAAAAGGCGGCGGAAGCCGGTATCCGCGTGCTGGACCATATGTCGAGCTATTATGGCACGCGCGTTTTTATCGGCAACAAGCCGGTACCCACGCCGGACGAGATGAAGGGCATGAAGGTACGTGTGCCCTCTGTACCGCTGTGGATCGAAATGCTGACCGCGATGGGGGCCAACACGACGACCATTTCATTCAGCGAAGTGTATACCGCGCTTTCGCAAGGCGTGGCGGACGGCATGGAAAATCCGCTGCCCGCGATCTACGCCGCGCGGTTCCACGAGGTATGTAAGTACGTATCCGAAACCAACCACATCATTCAGCCCAATGGGATCGAAATGTCCGAAGCGGTTTTCCAAAGCCTGACGCCGGAGCAGCAAAAGATATTGGAGGAGGAAGCGATCGTCTTTGCCGAAACAGTGACGGAAAAGGTACAGGAAGAGGAAAAGGAAGTGCGCGAAAAGATGACCGGCGAGGGTGTGGAATTTATCGCGTGCGATACCGACGCTTACCGCGCGGCCACGGAATCCGTCTATCAAAAGTTCCCGGAATGGTCGGAAGGGCTGTATGACCGCGTAACGGCCATCATCAGAGCCTGA
- a CDS encoding glycogen debranching protein — protein MTEKERKACPMAEIEPLKPTGKIAGFPVRPGFYLSDGASVVPDGVNFTLHSFYATYCELCLFHRGEQQPYAVLPIPETFRIGNTYSIIVFGLNICEFEYAYRLDGPHDPARGLLFDREKFLLDPYARAVTGQSQWGVRSAPGVAYHSRVVHSNFDWGDFREPHIPFQDMVIYETHVRGFTKHPSSGVRHPGTFDGLMEKLPYLLELGVNAVELMPVFEFDEMEDDRVVDGKPLYNYWGYNTVCFFAPNTSYTAAIEYNREGDELKKLIRALNAHGIEVIMDVVFNHTAEGDEHGPFFSFKGLDNNIYYMLTPDGKYYNFSGCGNTLNCNHPMVRDFILDCLRHWVVEYRVDGFRFDLATILGRAPDGGPLASPPLLESLAFDPILGKVKLIAEAWDAGGLYQVGSFPSWNRWAEWNGKYRDDLRRFLKGDGGVAAAAVQRILGSPDLYPPDSRQNASVNFLTCHDGFPLYDLYAYNEKHNEQNGWNNTDGSNDNASWNCGAEGETDDPAVNGLRDRLRKNAMAVLLCSRGAAMFLAGDEFGNTQFGNNNPYCQDNEISWLDWTRLEQFEGLFAFTKGMIALRRAHPVLRGTTAPAAAQYPDTSLHNGTAWNDAVDGETRQIGVLFTGRDTQGERDDFVFLALNVHWEEHGQQLPSLPVGFCWRRAADTAARDPLAPEGTFDGSHVTLAPRSVQVLVGEPCPA, from the coding sequence ATGACGGAAAAGGAAAGAAAAGCGTGCCCCATGGCCGAGATTGAACCGCTAAAGCCAACGGGCAAGATCGCGGGTTTTCCGGTAAGGCCCGGGTTTTACTTATCGGATGGCGCGAGCGTGGTGCCGGATGGCGTGAACTTTACCCTGCATTCGTTCTACGCGACCTATTGCGAGCTGTGTCTTTTTCACCGGGGCGAGCAGCAGCCCTATGCCGTGCTGCCCATTCCGGAGACCTTTCGCATCGGCAATACGTATTCGATCATCGTATTCGGCCTGAATATCTGCGAGTTTGAATACGCCTACCGGCTGGACGGCCCGCACGACCCCGCGCGCGGCCTGCTGTTCGACCGAGAAAAATTCCTGCTCGACCCCTACGCCCGCGCGGTGACCGGGCAGAGTCAGTGGGGCGTGCGCTCCGCGCCCGGCGTGGCTTACCACAGCCGCGTGGTGCACTCGAATTTCGATTGGGGCGATTTCCGCGAGCCGCATATCCCGTTTCAGGATATGGTGATCTACGAAACCCACGTGCGCGGCTTTACGAAGCATCCCTCGTCGGGCGTGCGGCACCCCGGCACCTTTGACGGGCTGATGGAAAAGCTGCCCTATCTGCTCGAACTGGGCGTGAACGCGGTCGAGCTGATGCCTGTTTTCGAGTTTGACGAGATGGAGGACGACCGTGTGGTCGACGGAAAGCCGCTATACAACTATTGGGGCTACAACACCGTTTGCTTTTTCGCGCCCAACACCAGCTACACCGCCGCGATCGAATACAACCGCGAAGGCGACGAGCTGAAAAAGCTGATCCGCGCGCTCAACGCGCATGGAATCGAGGTCATTATGGACGTGGTGTTCAACCACACGGCGGAGGGCGACGAGCACGGCCCCTTTTTCTCCTTTAAGGGATTGGACAACAATATCTATTACATGCTCACGCCGGACGGCAAGTATTATAATTTTTCCGGCTGCGGCAATACGCTCAACTGCAACCACCCCATGGTGCGCGATTTTATATTGGACTGCTTGCGCCATTGGGTGGTGGAATACCGGGTGGATGGGTTTCGTTTTGATCTGGCCACGATTCTGGGCCGCGCGCCGGACGGCGGCCCGCTCGCCTCGCCGCCGCTGCTGGAAAGCTTGGCGTTCGACCCCATTCTCGGCAAGGTCAAGCTGATCGCCGAGGCATGGGACGCGGGCGGCCTGTATCAAGTCGGCTCGTTCCCCTCGTGGAACCGCTGGGCCGAATGGAACGGCAAGTACCGCGACGATCTCCGCCGCTTTCTCAAGGGCGACGGCGGTGTGGCCGCGGCGGCGGTGCAGCGCATTCTCGGTTCGCCCGATCTGTACCCGCCGGACAGCCGGCAAAACGCTTCGGTCAATTTCCTCACCTGTCACGATGGTTTTCCGTTGTACGATCTTTACGCATATAACGAAAAGCATAACGAGCAAAACGGCTGGAATAATACGGACGGCTCGAACGACAACGCGAGTTGGAACTGCGGCGCGGAGGGCGAGACAGACGACCCCGCCGTAAACGGCCTGCGCGACCGCCTGCGCAAGAACGCTATGGCCGTGCTGCTGTGCAGCCGGGGCGCGGCCATGTTTTTGGCCGGAGATGAGTTTGGCAACACCCAATTTGGAAACAACAATCCCTACTGTCAGGATAACGAGATATCATGGCTGGATTGGACGCGGCTGGAACAGTTTGAAGGCTTGTTTGCGTTTACCAAGGGTATGATCGCGCTGCGGAGGGCGCACCCGGTGCTGCGCGGCACGACCGCGCCCGCCGCGGCGCAGTACCCGGATACCAGCCTGCATAACGGCACCGCGTGGAATGACGCGGTGGACGGCGAGACGCGCCAGATCGGCGTGCTGTTCACAGGCCGCGACACGCAGGGCGAGCGGGACGACTTTGTGTTCCTTGCCCTTAATGTACATTGGGAGGAGCATGGGCAGCAGCTTCCAAGCCTGCCGGTCGGTTTTTGCTGGCGGCGCGCGGCGGATACCGCGGCGCGCGACCCGCTTGCGCCGGAGGGGACGTTCGACGGCTCGCACGTTACGCTTGCGCCGCGCTCGGTACAGGTGCTGGTGGGGGAGCCGTGCCCAGCGTGA
- a CDS encoding YjbQ family protein, translating to MAVYTETKTYRTKAHMGMIDVTDDFRAAVINAGKKYGVHSGIITGWTTGGVAGLTSLEFEPGLVGHDLKAAMDVFSPYQDETGKVIHYKHHDTWNDDNGSSHIKAALLSPSVTVPFVDGQLVCGPWQNLTLVECDTNDRTRDIVFQVIGE from the coding sequence ATGGCAGTTTACACAGAAACCAAAACCTACCGCACCAAGGCCCACATGGGCATGATCGACGTGACCGATGATTTTCGCGCCGCGGTCATAAACGCAGGCAAAAAATACGGCGTGCATTCGGGCATTATTACCGGCTGGACAACCGGCGGCGTGGCCGGTTTGACATCGCTGGAGTTCGAGCCCGGCCTTGTCGGACACGACCTGAAAGCCGCGATGGACGTTTTCTCCCCCTATCAGGATGAGACCGGCAAGGTCATTCACTACAAGCACCACGATACGTGGAACGACGATAACGGTTCGTCTCACATCAAGGCGGCGCTGCTGTCGCCCTCGGTCACGGTGCCGTTTGTGGATGGTCAGCTCGTTTGCGGACCGTGGCAGAACCTGACCTTGGTCGAGTGCGATACCAACGACCGCACGCGCGATATCGTGTTTCAGGTAATCGGAGAATAA
- the rfbA gene encoding glucose-1-phosphate thymidylyltransferase RfbA — translation MKGIILAAGKGSRLYPMTRPVCKPLLPVYDKPMIYYPLAVLMQAGIRDIMIIIPPGEEGPFYRLLGSGSRFGVNITYEVQEVARGIADALLIGEQFVGGDKVCLVLGDNIFHSLDFARYLNQAVECDAGACVFGYYVSDPRAFGVVEFDKAGNAVSIEEKPRFPKSNYIIPGLYFYDEQVMEIAHNLTPSARGELEITDVNLEYLRRGSLHVVKLDRDFVWLDAGTADNLLSSGLEVKRVQDETGRYIACLEEIALERGYISRDQLHQLGQELDKTLYGQYLQCL, via the coding sequence GTTTGTACCCGATGACGCGGCCGGTATGCAAGCCGCTGCTGCCTGTTTACGACAAGCCGATGATCTATTATCCGCTCGCCGTTTTGATGCAGGCGGGCATTCGCGATATTATGATCATCATCCCGCCCGGAGAGGAAGGGCCGTTTTACCGGCTGCTCGGCTCGGGCTCGCGCTTTGGCGTCAATATCACGTACGAGGTGCAGGAGGTCGCGCGCGGTATCGCGGACGCGCTGCTGATCGGCGAGCAGTTCGTCGGCGGGGACAAGGTATGTCTTGTTCTGGGCGACAACATCTTTCATTCGCTCGATTTTGCCCGCTACCTGAATCAGGCGGTCGAATGCGACGCGGGGGCCTGTGTGTTCGGCTACTACGTGTCCGACCCGCGCGCGTTCGGCGTGGTGGAGTTCGATAAGGCGGGAAACGCGGTTTCCATTGAAGAAAAGCCCCGTTTTCCAAAGTCCAATTACATCATCCCCGGCCTGTATTTTTACGATGAGCAGGTCATGGAAATCGCGCACAACCTGACGCCCTCCGCGCGGGGGGAGCTGGAGATTACGGATGTGAACCTAGAGTACTTGCGGCGCGGCAGCCTGCACGTGGTCAAGCTGGACCGCGATTTCGTCTGGCTCGACGCGGGCACGGCGGACAACCTGCTTTCCTCCGGTTTGGAGGTCAAGCGCGTGCAGGATGAGACCGGGCGTTACATCGCTTGTTTGGAAGAGATTGCGTTGGAGCGCGGCTATATCAGCCGCGACCAGCTTCACCAGCTTGGACAGGAGCTCGATAAGACGCTGTACGGCCAGTACTTACAGTGCTTATAA